A single window of Rubripirellula lacrimiformis DNA harbors:
- a CDS encoding ASCH domain-containing protein — MSPEIRCLSVRQPWAWGICAGIKTVENRTWTTQHRGRIAIHASTSAQVVNAIRKTTGSDSVHRDAFNFGAIIGFADIVDVSSYGRGFQLRSCVLQAAFLFPQRPHQCQACDLLAGSKFQADTP, encoded by the coding sequence ATGTCCCCGGAAATCCGCTGCCTATCGGTTCGCCAGCCCTGGGCGTGGGGCATCTGTGCGGGAATCAAAACTGTCGAGAACCGAACCTGGACGACACAGCACCGAGGCCGAATCGCGATCCATGCCTCGACATCAGCCCAAGTCGTCAACGCGATTCGAAAGACGACAGGATCCGATTCCGTTCATCGCGACGCGTTCAACTTTGGTGCGATCATCGGCTTTGCGGACATTGTCGATGTGTCGTCGTACGGTCGGGGCTTCCAATTGAGGTCATGTGTTCTGCAAGCCGCATTTCTGTTTCCGCAACGACCCCACCAATGCCAAGCCTGCGATCTATTGGCTGGTTCCAAGTTTCAGGCGGACACTCCCTAG
- a CDS encoding HTH domain-containing protein: protein MSERDRKIRRNAARDAYNRRRQVAAELRLSKLAALLRNVNVGERGWQSRLAESLNVDRATIHRDLKKLPGVHRKAKEESAVLDFDRRTEFFWRLEESLYGSSDYETGGDAQRATNAEAAPSATAADGR from the coding sequence TTGAGTGAACGCGATCGAAAGATTCGCCGAAACGCTGCCCGCGATGCCTACAACCGACGTCGGCAGGTCGCCGCGGAACTTCGGCTATCCAAACTTGCTGCCCTGCTTCGCAACGTCAACGTCGGTGAACGTGGCTGGCAATCGAGACTGGCCGAATCACTGAATGTCGATCGCGCAACGATTCATCGGGACCTGAAGAAGCTCCCGGGGGTACATCGAAAAGCGAAAGAAGAATCCGCCGTGCTAGATTTCGATCGGCGAACTGAATTTTTTTGGCGGCTAGAGGAATCCCTGTACGGATCGAGCGACTATGAAACCGGCGGCGACGCCCAGCGTGCAACAAACGCAGAAGCGGCTCCATCTGCAACGGCAGCAGACGGGCGTTAA
- a CDS encoding DUF4282 domain-containing protein: MASHDWFLRHNDGEVHGPFTLQQLIDAALVGSVAFDTEVMSERHTSGRWILASRIKQIAAAMASMNVPQAPPAEPRPAGNRESDGQPDVDSFHVKTVDRPRHAPMIVPSTIGAAFFAIFDFRFRYYITPWIIRIQWAVFVTAVVLLMAIVTFTTIVAPFAESLSSNLPDTASSRASRDNTDAGSRSSSAWAPQPPSPSVLPGWIGGVGKFVASKLGQAAVLLFFFGGCIASLLYVRLILESAIVFFRIAEDIANVHDIAKRFRKETRRSSE; the protein is encoded by the coding sequence ATGGCATCACACGATTGGTTCCTTCGCCACAACGACGGCGAGGTTCACGGCCCCTTCACGCTGCAGCAACTGATCGACGCTGCTTTGGTCGGAAGCGTTGCGTTCGATACCGAAGTGATGAGTGAACGGCACACAAGCGGCAGATGGATTCTCGCGAGCCGGATCAAGCAGATTGCGGCCGCGATGGCGTCGATGAACGTTCCTCAGGCGCCGCCGGCAGAACCTCGACCGGCCGGCAATCGTGAATCCGATGGGCAGCCGGACGTTGATAGTTTTCACGTTAAAACTGTCGATCGACCGCGGCACGCACCGATGATTGTTCCGTCGACAATCGGTGCGGCGTTCTTTGCGATATTCGACTTTCGCTTCCGCTACTACATCACGCCATGGATCATTCGTATTCAGTGGGCTGTTTTTGTGACGGCGGTCGTTCTCCTGATGGCCATCGTGACATTCACTACGATTGTCGCACCGTTTGCCGAGTCGCTTTCATCAAACCTTCCAGACACTGCCAGCAGTCGAGCTTCACGTGACAATACCGACGCCGGAAGTCGATCCTCGTCAGCATGGGCGCCACAACCACCGTCTCCGTCGGTATTGCCAGGTTGGATTGGTGGCGTTGGCAAGTTTGTAGCTAGCAAGCTGGGGCAGGCCGCTGTTCTGCTTTTTTTCTTCGGTGGATGCATCGCCTCACTGCTCTACGTGCGATTGATACTTGAATCGGCGATCGTTTTCTTCCGTATCGCTGAAGATATCGCGAACGTGCACGACATCGCCAAGAGATTTCGGAAAGAGACCAGGCGATCGAGCGAATGA
- a CDS encoding MerR family transcriptional regulator produces the protein MSTDSEFMTVKEAAEFLGVSPNTLRSWGAAKKIAEYRHAVNNYRLYKRADLEELRQKLESPSLSDDE, from the coding sequence ATGAGCACCGACAGCGAGTTCATGACAGTAAAAGAAGCGGCTGAGTTTTTGGGCGTGTCACCGAACACGCTCCGAAGCTGGGGCGCGGCCAAAAAGATTGCGGAGTATCGGCACGCAGTGAACAACTACCGCCTGTACAAGCGGGCTGATTTGGAAGAACTGCGGCAGAAACTGGAAAGCCCATCGCTCTCGGACGATGAGTGA
- a CDS encoding DUF1580 domain-containing protein, whose translation MPVSTATSTSRILIEDVLTLPEARTELFRATGRRPDKSTLTRWIHHGVGGTKLEHVRLGNQILVSRQALTRFIEARTRQSGS comes from the coding sequence ATGCCTGTTTCAACCGCTACCTCGACGTCCCGAATCTTAATCGAGGACGTTTTGACCTTACCGGAAGCTCGCACCGAGCTATTCCGAGCCACTGGACGCCGTCCAGATAAGAGCACCCTTACTCGCTGGATCCACCACGGTGTCGGTGGAACCAAGCTTGAGCATGTCCGGCTAGGAAACCAAATCTTGGTCTCTCGCCAAGCGTTAACCCGCTTCATCGAAGCTCGCACCCGGCAATCGGGTAGCTGA
- a CDS encoding BrxA family protein: MMSSVMAKTVSDPYTIRISKGAALLPETRMLLREWKVDEDAASLAERVLEADLLGKATARRVRDIVQRCFAPRLLSPAGCPARHMKRLVENRSSNDWFRDLCLLYSARADRLLRDSITVFLTDAINEGRLSVTVDTATAFLCEAEEKGMMESPWAAETKKKVSRGVLKALAEFGLLSTNSRKPREILSFRPHPIAVAYLAYDLHFSGKSDAGVASHQDWSIWQCNKAVVRESLDELSRHGLWVFQAAGNVVRITWNASTMEEAVDVLVGINI; the protein is encoded by the coding sequence ATGATGAGTAGCGTAATGGCAAAAACGGTAAGCGATCCCTATACGATTCGCATCTCGAAAGGAGCGGCCCTTCTTCCAGAGACCCGGATGCTATTGCGCGAATGGAAAGTTGATGAAGATGCGGCAAGCCTCGCGGAACGAGTTCTTGAAGCGGACTTGCTCGGTAAGGCAACGGCTCGTCGGGTTCGAGACATCGTTCAGCGATGTTTCGCTCCAAGGTTGCTGAGCCCCGCCGGCTGTCCAGCTCGTCACATGAAGCGTCTGGTTGAGAACCGATCTTCAAACGATTGGTTCCGAGATCTGTGCCTACTGTATTCCGCACGCGCAGATCGTCTTCTCCGGGATTCGATCACTGTGTTTTTGACGGACGCCATTAACGAAGGACGGCTGTCAGTCACGGTAGATACGGCAACTGCATTTCTTTGCGAAGCCGAAGAAAAAGGCATGATGGAATCGCCATGGGCGGCAGAAACGAAGAAGAAGGTTTCTCGCGGGGTGCTCAAAGCACTAGCAGAGTTCGGTCTCTTGTCTACCAACTCACGTAAGCCTCGTGAGATCCTTTCGTTTCGACCACATCCTATCGCTGTTGCCTATTTGGCTTATGACCTGCACTTTTCAGGCAAGTCAGATGCCGGCGTTGCGTCTCATCAAGACTGGTCGATTTGGCAGTGCAACAAAGCAGTTGTTCGTGAAAGTCTTGATGAACTCAGCAGACACGGACTCTGGGTCTTTCAGGCTGCGGGCAATGTCGTTCGTATCACGTGGAACGCATCAACGATGGAGGAGGCAGTCGATGTCCTCGTTGGAATCAACATTTGA
- a CDS encoding BrxE family protein, with translation MANNSIIDGLLKARLLVAALGERISEPWWKSQFLTPAGMNIGQRIFPRSTGVAALSSATVAARKDHDDKTGLRSFHLFRFPSSIEHQLVDVANELADWTLPTESTDIVQLLQEMSEGSDIKFSKGPKSLGKITEIQKASTPRDIASLYAASIAKNQRVYPYFEAADDE, from the coding sequence ATGGCGAACAATTCAATTATCGACGGACTCTTGAAAGCACGACTGCTGGTCGCGGCATTGGGTGAGCGTATCAGTGAACCTTGGTGGAAGAGTCAGTTTCTTACACCAGCGGGAATGAACATCGGTCAACGCATCTTCCCTAGAAGCACCGGAGTGGCCGCTCTTTCGTCTGCGACGGTCGCTGCTCGCAAGGATCATGACGACAAGACCGGCCTCCGCTCATTTCATCTGTTCAGATTCCCATCGAGCATTGAGCACCAGCTCGTTGACGTTGCGAATGAACTGGCTGACTGGACGCTGCCAACAGAATCTACGGACATTGTTCAATTACTGCAGGAGATGTCTGAAGGAAGCGACATCAAGTTTTCCAAGGGACCGAAGTCGCTAGGAAAAATCACAGAGATACAAAAGGCTTCGACGCCAAGGGATATTGCTTCGCTGTACGCCGCGTCTATCGCGAAGAACCAGCGAGTGTATCCCTACTTCGAGGCGGCGGATGATGAGTAG
- a CDS encoding methyltransferase — protein MSTDTWVDERIAGYRMTHDRPYCDSPTDHRGKTAVSPWVRLCREFIRCHRRPINVALHAVTTPLALLGLCCLANLVNPLLMLGAVVGYLGILATLVPRWVWLATAIVLSLIGIASLSLPVGWIPSVAMFAAGYTAQEAAHWMAGEPTLQSTYIGQRGNITRLVEHTILLLPLILMACSRTRQSPLRLLVSRSAVLPTKLSDCGSRADLHSICDWVRREHPTLRQSTHWWQHELGDDAGAAYDRLSHHDSLLSMIGRFHGSGYTVRPVLGMNELYVTGPPKTASSDTVFYMPHVDGPWAVFPGVRLYRCMLAASPNTEVTTHFPMLGPDYRQPVSYQMQTGDAVAFDFNRELHYITRQPAPQQTQPRINLKLHFVAYPKQLPWYGRWLDSLTTHYDIRARQLFLQTINPNSGWQKMKACWVLGWTKIFEWIARFAGWTNLAYVATLAIASLVAQNTWIFVIGCSFVHYWIYAATFRHRQSIAFGEFARNAVFFKTIAMSILAVIYARYALETPVSIPVVVGGFTLATYSTWVLGFRRSYFSAELGFDAPRAISRFPYGTLPHPMILGAMAGLAGMLLCPTLRETAGFLVLGHLAAYTAILLQESLTASTKSQFDRTIAPQASPPAAK, from the coding sequence GTGTCCACTGATACCTGGGTCGATGAACGCATTGCCGGCTACCGGATGACGCATGACCGGCCTTACTGCGACAGCCCGACTGACCATCGCGGCAAGACCGCCGTATCGCCGTGGGTCCGACTGTGCCGCGAATTCATTCGGTGCCATCGACGTCCGATCAACGTCGCCCTGCACGCAGTCACCACACCGCTAGCACTGCTGGGATTGTGCTGCCTTGCCAATCTCGTCAATCCACTGCTAATGCTGGGTGCGGTGGTCGGATATCTAGGCATCCTTGCAACGCTGGTGCCGCGATGGGTTTGGCTCGCAACGGCGATTGTCCTTTCACTGATCGGGATTGCCAGCCTTTCACTTCCAGTTGGGTGGATTCCTTCAGTCGCGATGTTTGCAGCCGGCTATACCGCGCAGGAAGCCGCTCACTGGATGGCCGGCGAGCCGACGCTGCAGAGCACATACATCGGACAACGGGGAAACATCACAAGGTTGGTCGAACACACGATCCTGCTGCTGCCGCTGATCTTGATGGCCTGCAGTCGGACTCGGCAATCTCCGCTGCGTTTACTGGTGTCGCGTTCAGCAGTGCTGCCAACCAAGTTGTCTGACTGCGGTTCGCGGGCAGACCTCCATTCGATCTGCGACTGGGTGCGACGGGAACATCCCACACTGCGACAGAGCACCCATTGGTGGCAACATGAACTCGGCGATGATGCGGGGGCGGCGTATGATCGGCTTAGCCATCATGATTCGCTGCTGTCGATGATCGGGCGGTTCCATGGCAGCGGCTACACCGTTCGCCCGGTGCTGGGGATGAATGAACTGTACGTTACCGGGCCGCCCAAAACGGCCAGCTCGGATACGGTGTTCTACATGCCGCATGTGGATGGACCGTGGGCGGTTTTTCCGGGCGTCCGTCTGTACCGCTGCATGCTGGCCGCCAGCCCCAACACCGAGGTCACCACTCACTTCCCCATGCTGGGGCCTGACTACCGCCAACCAGTCAGCTACCAAATGCAGACTGGCGACGCGGTCGCTTTTGACTTCAACCGCGAACTGCATTACATCACCCGGCAGCCTGCCCCTCAGCAGACCCAGCCGCGAATCAATTTGAAACTGCACTTTGTCGCCTACCCCAAACAGCTGCCCTGGTACGGCCGATGGCTGGACAGCCTGACGACGCACTACGACATCCGTGCTCGACAACTGTTTCTGCAAACGATCAACCCGAACAGTGGCTGGCAGAAAATGAAAGCCTGTTGGGTGCTGGGCTGGACCAAGATTTTTGAATGGATCGCCCGCTTCGCAGGTTGGACCAATCTGGCCTACGTGGCCACCCTGGCGATCGCCAGCCTGGTTGCCCAGAACACTTGGATTTTCGTGATCGGCTGCAGCTTTGTGCACTATTGGATCTATGCCGCCACTTTTCGGCATCGGCAATCCATCGCGTTTGGCGAATTTGCACGCAACGCCGTGTTCTTCAAAACGATCGCGATGTCGATCCTGGCGGTGATCTACGCCAGATATGCCCTCGAAACCCCCGTTTCGATCCCGGTCGTGGTGGGCGGATTCACTCTGGCGACCTACTCGACGTGGGTGCTGGGTTTTCGCCGCAGCTATTTTTCAGCCGAACTGGGCTTCGATGCGCCGCGAGCGATATCGCGATTTCCCTATGGCACCCTCCCCCACCCCATGATTCTGGGTGCGATGGCGGGCCTTGCGGGGATGCTGCTGTGCCCAACACTGCGAGAAACAGCGGGTTTTCTGGTCCTCGGGCACCTGGCCGCCTACACGGCGATCCTGCTGCAAGAGAGCCTCACCGCATCGACCAAATCCCAGTTCGACCGAACAATCGCCCCACAAGCCTCCCCCCCAGCCGCCAAATAG
- a CDS encoding class I SAM-dependent methyltransferase: MIDLSKPISRWSDLRILWHLLCSPVHGDTHERRLENFYRGQANDYDSFRARMLHGRSDLIAWIPFPDQGIWVDMGAGTGHNLFAAGPRAVKMNQIHLVDLSSSLLQVAQQRIQANQIDNAQIHHTDATLLDLPDASVDVVTFSYSLTMIPDWFAAIETAHRILKPGGLIAVTDFYVSRKHADTDRRQHGWLRRSFWSLWFAADNVFLNGDHLAMLDRRFEIQRCEERLGSVPYLPMARAPYYLFMGRKADSTPIATPTLQVSADTNLSAPNRPDRVH; the protein is encoded by the coding sequence ATGATCGACCTCAGCAAACCGATCTCGCGTTGGTCCGACCTGCGAATCCTGTGGCATCTGCTGTGCAGTCCGGTCCACGGGGACACGCACGAACGGCGGCTAGAGAATTTCTATCGAGGCCAGGCCAACGACTACGATTCGTTCCGTGCCCGCATGTTGCACGGCCGATCGGACCTCATCGCTTGGATCCCGTTTCCCGACCAGGGGATTTGGGTCGACATGGGTGCTGGCACCGGACACAACTTGTTCGCTGCGGGCCCCCGAGCTGTAAAAATGAACCAGATCCACCTGGTCGATCTGTCGTCGTCGCTACTGCAGGTCGCTCAGCAACGCATCCAAGCCAACCAGATCGACAACGCCCAGATTCACCACACCGATGCGACCCTGTTGGACCTGCCCGACGCTAGCGTCGATGTGGTCACGTTCTCGTATTCACTGACCATGATCCCGGATTGGTTTGCGGCCATCGAAACCGCCCACCGAATCCTGAAACCTGGTGGGTTGATCGCGGTGACGGACTTCTATGTTTCTCGTAAACATGCCGATACGGATCGCCGTCAACACGGCTGGCTACGTCGATCGTTCTGGTCGCTTTGGTTCGCCGCCGACAACGTCTTTCTAAACGGCGACCACCTGGCAATGCTAGACCGACGATTCGAAATCCAGCGATGCGAAGAACGGCTCGGAAGCGTGCCTTACCTGCCGATGGCCCGAGCCCCCTACTACCTATTCATGGGGCGCAAAGCGGACTCGACACCCATCGCGACTCCAACCTTGCAAGTCTCCGCCGACACAAACCTCTCTGCACCCAATAGGCCAGATCGTGTCCACTGA
- a CDS encoding phage/plasmid primase, P4 family has translation MANKQTSSGYELSDVKDAAAGHWPRIVGRVGGVGDEYLSTSHGPCPMCKGNTRWRVFDDFDETGGAVCSHCGKFGDGIAVIQEVLGIGFLQALKKVGDFLGVEKKGIRRKASNKAANNPAAKANRKPAERGTEPKPEPKRNKATEQLEFDLPKPEVILRYFTYYKKTTQEAVKQLGGVPAKYRDRQYVVAFPIKGEEGGPTIGRTIYDAWGGCIPKWNARIQKEEQLKVKTIKESDTGDRNKSFGYIGNIADTDTVVWKTEGLPDALALAGLGLPAGHAVCCNACGAGERPDKPDTLGFMRALAGKEVIVVHDCDEPGQKGAMGNGKRHPGWAPEIAKHAKSVRNVVLPYPIEESKGKDLKDWIEEQKKAGLDPVEIYEELFRLAMESPLVLPAGESPSSVESNDGDEDDGATLEDQFDDDDEEATDEPAAAERLEAADDPNRLAVMNMNNYRDDHGGELRFWRQQWWKYREGVHRHVSDSEVSAKVHASIRREFESLYDEELENYNAWLESPDFDEKLDKGPPKVRPVKRVLTSNVIDAMKSLCLLSNSIKMPCWLPDRTKRNYLSMKNGMLSFDEMFSETPDPEKILLPHSADWFSPMKLPYDFDHKADCPIWKAFLEDVFNQDRDSIVLLQQWFGYMLLPDTSQQKMLFVIGQKRSGKGTIMRALMDMLGRESVANPCLGDLANQYALQGMMDKSAAIIGDLRLSGRVDDTQITEKLLAISGEDALDVQRKYLETIHSHKFNIRFTISSNMLPKLSDSSAALMSRFLFLSMPNTYYGREDRTLGTKVESELPGILNWAIAGRASLTQVGEFIQPESGKDTKDQMQRMVAPVSSFMDECCALEGSVAIEDLHEAWCNWARENHIAWKLGVQAFSQKVRDAIPGIRITRPRTEMPNRPRHMEGISLKRILGGES, from the coding sequence ATGGCGAATAAACAAACTTCATCGGGATACGAACTAAGCGACGTCAAAGACGCCGCGGCCGGACATTGGCCAAGGATCGTTGGCCGAGTTGGCGGGGTCGGAGACGAGTATCTATCTACCAGTCACGGACCGTGCCCGATGTGCAAGGGAAACACCCGTTGGCGAGTGTTTGACGACTTCGACGAAACCGGCGGCGCAGTCTGCAGCCACTGCGGAAAATTTGGAGACGGGATTGCAGTCATCCAGGAAGTCCTGGGAATCGGATTCCTGCAAGCGCTGAAAAAAGTCGGCGACTTCCTGGGAGTCGAGAAGAAAGGGATACGGCGGAAGGCATCCAACAAAGCTGCCAACAACCCAGCGGCCAAGGCCAACCGGAAGCCGGCCGAAAGAGGGACGGAACCGAAACCAGAACCCAAGCGGAACAAAGCAACAGAGCAACTGGAGTTCGATCTTCCAAAGCCGGAAGTGATACTTAGATACTTCACTTACTACAAGAAAACGACACAAGAAGCCGTGAAGCAGTTGGGCGGAGTCCCGGCGAAGTACAGAGACCGCCAATACGTCGTTGCGTTCCCAATCAAGGGCGAAGAAGGCGGGCCTACCATTGGCCGGACGATCTACGACGCGTGGGGAGGATGCATTCCGAAATGGAACGCGAGAATCCAGAAAGAAGAACAACTCAAAGTCAAAACGATCAAAGAATCGGACACCGGGGATCGGAACAAATCATTTGGATACATCGGAAATATCGCCGACACGGACACTGTCGTCTGGAAAACCGAAGGGTTGCCGGATGCGTTAGCTCTTGCCGGGCTTGGATTGCCGGCAGGCCATGCGGTGTGTTGCAACGCTTGCGGCGCCGGGGAACGGCCGGACAAGCCCGACACTCTTGGCTTCATGCGGGCACTGGCCGGCAAAGAGGTGATTGTTGTTCACGATTGCGACGAGCCCGGCCAAAAGGGTGCGATGGGAAACGGGAAACGCCATCCAGGTTGGGCACCCGAAATTGCAAAGCACGCGAAATCGGTGAGGAACGTTGTTTTGCCGTACCCGATCGAAGAATCCAAAGGCAAAGACCTGAAAGACTGGATCGAGGAACAAAAGAAAGCCGGCCTGGATCCAGTCGAAATCTACGAAGAATTGTTTAGGCTGGCCATGGAATCACCGCTCGTTTTGCCGGCGGGGGAATCCCCTTCCAGCGTCGAATCCAACGACGGAGACGAAGATGATGGCGCAACGCTGGAAGATCAATTCGACGATGACGACGAAGAAGCCACCGACGAACCGGCCGCGGCCGAGCGACTGGAAGCCGCCGACGACCCCAATCGCCTGGCTGTGATGAACATGAACAACTACCGCGATGATCACGGCGGGGAATTGCGATTCTGGAGGCAACAGTGGTGGAAATACCGCGAAGGCGTTCACCGTCATGTTTCGGACAGCGAAGTATCGGCCAAAGTTCACGCATCGATCCGCCGCGAATTCGAGTCGCTCTATGACGAAGAACTCGAAAACTACAACGCTTGGTTGGAATCGCCAGACTTCGACGAAAAGTTGGACAAGGGGCCGCCGAAGGTTCGGCCGGTCAAACGGGTTTTGACTTCGAACGTCATCGACGCGATGAAATCGTTGTGCTTGCTATCCAACAGCATAAAAATGCCTTGCTGGTTGCCGGATCGGACGAAACGAAACTACTTGTCGATGAAAAACGGGATGCTTTCGTTCGACGAAATGTTCTCGGAAACCCCCGACCCCGAAAAAATCCTGCTGCCGCATTCGGCAGACTGGTTTTCGCCGATGAAACTCCCCTACGACTTCGATCACAAAGCGGATTGCCCTATCTGGAAAGCTTTTCTGGAAGATGTTTTCAACCAGGACCGAGATTCAATCGTTCTTCTGCAGCAATGGTTTGGCTACATGCTCTTGCCCGACACTTCGCAGCAAAAAATGCTGTTTGTGATCGGGCAGAAGCGATCAGGCAAAGGGACCATCATGCGTGCCTTGATGGACATGCTAGGCCGCGAATCGGTCGCCAACCCTTGCCTCGGAGACTTGGCAAACCAGTACGCGCTCCAAGGCATGATGGACAAGTCCGCGGCCATCATCGGTGATTTGCGTCTGAGCGGTCGTGTGGACGACACACAGATCACTGAGAAGCTTCTGGCAATCAGCGGCGAGGATGCGTTGGACGTGCAGCGGAAGTACCTGGAAACGATCCACAGTCACAAGTTCAACATTCGGTTCACGATATCCTCGAACATGCTCCCGAAGTTGAGTGATTCATCGGCGGCACTGATGTCGCGATTCTTGTTCCTTTCGATGCCGAACACGTACTACGGCCGAGAAGATCGCACGTTAGGGACGAAGGTCGAATCGGAGCTACCCGGGATTCTTAACTGGGCAATTGCTGGCAGGGCATCGCTGACGCAAGTCGGCGAATTCATCCAACCTGAGTCGGGCAAGGACACCAAGGACCAAATGCAACGCATGGTGGCCCCAGTGAGCTCGTTCATGGACGAATGCTGTGCACTAGAAGGATCGGTCGCGATCGAAGACCTGCACGAAGCGTGGTGCAACTGGGCTCGTGAAAATCACATCGCGTGGAAGCTAGGCGTTCAGGCGTTTTCGCAGAAGGTCCGCGACGCGATCCCAGGAATCCGTATCACGCGCCCTAGAACAGAGATGCCAAATAGACCGAGGCATATGGAAGGAATTTCGCTCAAAAGAATTCTGGGAGGCGAATCATAG
- a CDS encoding tyrosine-type recombinase/integrase encodes MARPKAKAPARRYHLSGQSVVTIAGNDFYLGPHDSPEAIARYAVLIGTYQAGGLSLPDDFELASLEDRVAALLGHATATTSLQTGQPILVRHVTANYLEMANVRYRDSHSELHRLTQVCAALDANDGDTDAKDYGPLALQRQRKRWVESKDARSGRRYSRVYCNTLTKLIVRIWKYAVSQELVDESCWLRLRSVDPLRMGQTEAPEVADVEPVDIDVVRRTAAELSPILKAMIRIQVGTGMRPSEVCRMRPCDIDRTGEVWVYRLAKHKTANQGKTKAVPLVGDVRDAVTDYLQRAPEAPCFSPRESIAWVQSNKRANRKSKVQPSQINRAKPNPKKQPGECFTSHSYRQSIQRAAKRAGVERWHPYQIRHLAATVICDALGIEAVQAMHGHSKRAMSEHYAKRSLQRSIEAAKVAPKL; translated from the coding sequence ATGGCACGTCCAAAAGCAAAAGCACCTGCCCGCCGCTACCACTTGAGCGGCCAATCCGTTGTCACCATTGCTGGCAACGACTTCTATCTTGGCCCCCACGACAGCCCCGAAGCGATCGCTCGATATGCGGTTCTGATCGGAACCTACCAGGCTGGCGGGCTCTCTCTGCCCGACGATTTCGAACTGGCATCCCTGGAAGACCGAGTAGCCGCACTGCTGGGCCACGCCACCGCGACGACGTCGCTGCAAACCGGCCAACCGATCTTGGTGCGCCATGTCACGGCAAACTATCTGGAAATGGCGAACGTTCGATACCGGGACAGCCATTCCGAATTGCACCGACTGACCCAAGTTTGCGCCGCCCTGGACGCGAATGACGGCGACACCGACGCCAAAGACTACGGCCCGCTGGCGTTGCAACGCCAGCGAAAACGATGGGTCGAGTCGAAAGACGCTCGCAGCGGACGACGCTACTCCCGCGTGTACTGCAACACGCTAACGAAGCTAATTGTGCGGATCTGGAAGTATGCCGTATCGCAAGAATTAGTCGATGAATCGTGCTGGCTCCGCCTGCGGTCCGTCGACCCGCTCCGAATGGGCCAAACGGAAGCTCCCGAAGTCGCCGATGTGGAACCCGTAGACATCGACGTGGTGCGGCGAACAGCTGCCGAACTGTCTCCGATCCTCAAAGCCATGATCCGCATTCAGGTCGGAACGGGGATGAGACCGAGCGAGGTCTGCAGGATGCGTCCGTGCGACATCGACCGAACGGGCGAAGTATGGGTGTACCGACTGGCCAAACACAAAACTGCCAACCAAGGAAAGACGAAAGCCGTACCGCTTGTCGGTGATGTGCGAGATGCCGTGACGGACTACCTACAGCGAGCCCCCGAGGCGCCCTGCTTTTCGCCTCGCGAATCAATTGCGTGGGTCCAATCAAACAAGAGAGCGAATCGGAAATCAAAGGTGCAGCCGAGCCAAATCAACCGGGCAAAGCCGAATCCCAAGAAGCAACCAGGCGAATGCTTCACGTCTCATAGCTACCGGCAATCGATCCAACGTGCTGCCAAACGAGCCGGAGTTGAACGATGGCACCCGTACCAAATCCGCCACCTCGCAGCGACGGTGATCTGTGACGCACTCGGTATCGAAGCAGTACAAGCGATGCATGGACACTCCAAACGAGCCATGAGCGAACACTACGCCAAAAGGAGCCTGCAGCGCTCCATCGAAGCGGCGAAGGTTGCCCCGAAACTTTGA